AATTTGGACGATAACCAAGCTTTCTAGCCATTTCTCGTATATATTGTTTGGTTTCGACACCTATATCAGGACTGTCGTTGAGTGCCTTACTCACCGCACCTACCGAAACACCACATTTTAAGGCAATATCCTTAAGAGTAACCATTACTTACCTGATTATATTTTTTTCATTAATATAATACAATAATCCGTCAATGTAAAGCAGTTTATTCTTTTAAACCACCTAATGCAACTCCCTTTATTATGAACTTAGACAATAAAGCATAGAACACTAATAGAGGCAATACTGCAATAGCCATACCTGTATATTGCGGACCAATTTCTCTTCTATATATATCACCCTTAAGTTTATCCATTAATACAGGCAATGTCCAATTTTCTCTACTTTCCAAAATAATCTTAGGCATAAAGAAATTATTCCAAGATG
The sequence above is drawn from the Clostridia bacterium genome and encodes:
- a CDS encoding helix-turn-helix domain-containing protein, with the translated sequence MVTLKDIALKCGVSVGAVSKALNDSPDIGVETKQYIREMARKLGYRPN